The genomic interval GCTTCCCGTTCATCTTCCTCATGTGACCCCAGGGGACCGGGACGCGGTGTGGAACCACTTCGCTTCGATGAGCGAGAACCTTCCGGAGTTCACGGTGTTGCTCTCTTCCAAGGAGGCGAGGCGCGCGATGGAAGAACTGGAAGTCGGCTCGGGGCCGCTCACTCAGGATGAGCTGTTCCGTCTCATTGTGCCCGTCATCGAATCGCTGTTCGACGACGGGGTCAAATCGATCTCACCGGCATTCCATGCGCAGCTCATCATGATGTGTCAGTTCCCGAATATCCCGGAGATCATGGTTGTGCAGATCGCATTCGGCCGAGAGGTGGGTGAGGAGACGATAGGCAGGGGCTCCGCGCAGGCGCGTCATGCTCGACTGTTCAATGGAGAGTCGCAACGGCCACCTGACGAACAGCGGATACGCACGGCGATCCCGGTTCTGCGCAGAAGCGCCGCACTTGCGGCCGAGCCGCTACGGCCTTCGCTTCTCTGCGCGGTCGCCTGGATGCTGTGGGCGCTCGGCAACCGACCGGTCGCCATGGCCTATCTGGCGGAGGCGTCGCGCATCGAGTCGAGCCACGAGTTGACGTTGGATCTGCAGACGCACTTCTCGTTGGCGATGCCCGCGTGGGTGGAAACGCGAGGAAAGCCATCCGGATGCCGTTGATTCACCACGGCCACGACCGCAGCGCCTCGCGCTACGCCGCCAGGCCTAGGCCCGAACGCGGACCGTGCGCCCCTCGAAGGTCACCAGGTCACCGGCGCGCAGCTGGCGACCACGGCGGCGTTCCGTCTCGCCATTGACGCTCACGTAGCCATCGATGATGGCCT from Microbacterium sp. H1-D42 carries:
- a CDS encoding RNA-binding S4 domain-containing protein; amino-acid sequence: MTNPDPIDDIAVEGDVIRLGQFLKFAGLLDSGGNAKEAIIDGYVSVNGETERRRGRQLRAGDLVTFEGRTVRVRA